A region of Elusimicrobiota bacterium DNA encodes the following proteins:
- a CDS encoding porin family protein has translation MNWNPGRAKSLLAAATICLALPFIVSAEEVGVGDQGFSIGPRGSYFKPKDADNGSYSAGVQARAHLTPVLGLEGSIDYRKDKYANDVSVKTYPVQASLLAYLVPHSPVSPYLLGGTGWYFTRVSGPSVETNTENRFGLHAGGGLEAKLNESLSLDGSYRYIWLEDVKSKSASAIDKTYSDRGYMLTVALNLLF, from the coding sequence ATGAATTGGAATCCCGGCAGGGCAAAAAGCTTGTTGGCGGCGGCAACGATTTGTTTGGCGTTGCCCTTTATTGTTTCAGCGGAAGAGGTCGGTGTCGGTGACCAAGGATTTTCCATAGGGCCCCGGGGGAGTTATTTTAAACCGAAAGATGCCGACAACGGAAGTTATTCCGCCGGCGTCCAAGCCCGGGCTCATTTGACACCGGTTTTGGGATTGGAAGGATCCATCGATTACCGGAAAGACAAATACGCCAACGACGTCAGCGTCAAAACTTATCCGGTTCAGGCCTCCTTATTGGCCTACCTCGTTCCCCACTCTCCGGTAAGCCCGTATCTGTTGGGTGGAACCGGATGGTATTTCACACGTGTGTCAGGACCGTCGGTTGAAACGAATACCGAGAATCGGTTTGGTCTGCACGCCGGAGGCGGTCTGGAGGCAAAGCTGAACGAATCGCTCTCCCTGGACGGAAGCTACCGTTACATTTGGCTGGAAGACGTGAAATCGAAAAGCGCCAGCGCCATCGACAAAACGTACAGCGATCGAGGCTACATGCTCACCGTTGCCTTGAACCTTCTCTTCTAA
- a CDS encoding 30S ribosomal protein S1 — MTSEAPVVDDMSMEELLKESAPQSRSGSLVTATVVEVTSTGVLVDVGLKVEASIPLAEFRSLAKPPVVGDSFPVLIKRASGPEGPVVSLREARDRSGWAHVIQARDAGSTIEGTVLRSVKGGLMVDVGLEAFLPASQVDRRPVKDLEVWVGQKIQVVVIEMDAHKGNVVVSRRKLLENEAAHHRDATLKTLEVGKVLKGTVTSLTAFGAFVDLGGVEGLLRITDVSWGWVGKLTEVLKVGEVLEVKVLKFDPATGKIGLGRKQLLPKPWDSAEAQCPVGSIQKGKVTSLTDFGAFVEVAPGIEGLVHQSEFSWKERGVKPKEAVKLGDEVYVYVLSVNKAEEKMALSLKRAGENPWVEAARQYRQGTRVTGVVTNMLPVGAFVRLPSGIEGMIRLQDLSWTKTYTHPKEVFRVGQEVEAVVLEVNPTAEKMSLGFKQLAEDPYAAFSSGATVEAKVVRLTDSGAFLELAPDIEGYVHISEIASETRLDHPSQALTVGDMVTAQVVKNDRKKRRIDLSISKHERREEKRLLKQYKATNDGVSLGEVMGWGASQSEAMGVEAPPENIPAVEDRAVDTAPVEHPLVSNSSPAEPVAASTLRVEDTAGSEPRVTEPLVAEAPLAEPTAPAEDRPA; from the coding sequence GTGACGAGCGAAGCCCCCGTTGTTGACGATATGAGCATGGAGGAGTTGCTGAAGGAATCGGCTCCTCAAAGCCGAAGCGGGTCGTTGGTCACGGCCACAGTGGTGGAGGTGACGTCCACCGGTGTTTTGGTCGACGTGGGCTTGAAGGTCGAGGCGTCCATCCCTCTGGCGGAATTTCGGTCTCTCGCGAAGCCCCCCGTGGTGGGGGATTCTTTTCCCGTTCTGATCAAGCGCGCTTCCGGGCCCGAAGGCCCGGTGGTTTCTTTACGGGAAGCCCGCGATCGTTCGGGCTGGGCCCATGTGATCCAAGCCCGGGACGCGGGCTCGACGATCGAGGGGACCGTGCTTCGTTCCGTCAAGGGCGGGTTGATGGTGGACGTGGGGTTGGAAGCTTTCCTTCCCGCTTCCCAGGTCGACCGGCGTCCGGTCAAAGATCTGGAGGTCTGGGTAGGACAGAAAATTCAAGTCGTAGTGATCGAAATGGACGCCCACAAGGGCAACGTGGTGGTTTCCCGGCGGAAACTCTTGGAAAACGAAGCCGCCCACCATCGCGACGCGACCCTAAAAACCCTGGAGGTCGGCAAGGTCCTGAAAGGCACGGTGACCAGCCTGACCGCTTTCGGCGCCTTCGTGGATCTGGGCGGGGTGGAAGGGCTCCTGCGCATCACGGACGTTTCCTGGGGATGGGTCGGGAAACTGACCGAGGTCCTGAAAGTGGGGGAAGTCCTGGAGGTCAAGGTTTTGAAGTTTGATCCGGCCACGGGAAAAATCGGTCTTGGGCGCAAGCAACTCCTTCCCAAACCTTGGGACAGCGCCGAGGCTCAATGCCCCGTGGGGTCGATTCAAAAAGGGAAGGTGACTAGTTTGACGGATTTCGGAGCGTTTGTGGAAGTGGCTCCCGGTATCGAAGGCCTGGTTCACCAGTCCGAGTTCTCCTGGAAAGAGCGGGGCGTCAAGCCGAAAGAGGCGGTGAAATTGGGGGACGAGGTCTACGTCTACGTTCTCTCCGTCAACAAGGCGGAGGAAAAGATGGCGCTCAGCCTGAAACGCGCGGGAGAGAACCCCTGGGTGGAGGCCGCCCGGCAATACCGCCAGGGCACCCGCGTGACGGGGGTCGTCACCAACATGCTTCCGGTGGGCGCCTTCGTGCGGCTTCCTTCCGGCATCGAGGGAATGATTCGTCTGCAGGACCTCTCTTGGACCAAGACCTACACGCACCCCAAAGAAGTGTTCCGCGTGGGGCAGGAAGTGGAGGCCGTGGTGTTGGAAGTGAATCCCACCGCTGAAAAAATGTCCCTGGGATTCAAACAGCTCGCCGAGGACCCCTACGCCGCTTTCTCCAGCGGGGCCACGGTGGAGGCGAAGGTGGTGCGCCTCACCGACAGCGGGGCGTTCCTGGAACTGGCGCCCGACATTGAAGGCTACGTGCATATCAGCGAAATCGCGTCGGAAACGCGATTGGACCATCCCTCCCAGGCGCTGACCGTGGGGGACATGGTGACGGCCCAGGTGGTGAAGAACGACCGCAAGAAGCGGCGCATCGATCTCTCGATCAGCAAGCACGAGCGGCGGGAAGAAAAGCGCCTCCTGAAACAATACAAGGCGACCAACGACGGAGTTTCCTTGGGTGAGGTGATGGGCTGGGGAGCCTCCCAGTCGGAGGCGATGGGGGTAGAAGCGCCGCCGGAAAATATCCCGGCCGTCGAGGATCGGGCGGTTGACACCGCTCCGGTTGAGCATCCGTTGGTATCGAATTCGTCACCGGCGGAGCCGGTGGCGGCTTCAACCTTGCGGGTGGAAGACACGGCCGGCTCGGAACCGAGGGTGACGGAGCCGTTGGTGGCCGAGGCCCCGCTCGCCGAACCGACTGCTCCGGCGGAAGATCGCCCTGCCTGA
- a CDS encoding response regulator yields the protein MKDTENSGKILVVDDEPHLLDLLVDVLSEDGYEVEGVATGTAAIHAGARNLYQVALLDYELGDMTGLALAKELRRTNEDINVILMTAHASLDMAVKAIQADVYDYLIKPIDSNQLKRSLDNALEKNRLTVENRRLLETLKKTNAELRRLSDLKTHFLSIVSHDLRSPLASIRGYAQLLQFQRDLPPEQTAKFLNIIVSQADHQGSLISDLMDVVSIESGKLRVEKSPAVLTEILTNMDLRMVALAEQKKIEFKTLLEGEFPAIPLDSRRIDQALTNLIGNAFKHTPAGGRVTLRAVREPGQFRVEVRDTGEGIPAVSLPRIFEEFYQVESHASKKDGLGLGLTIAREIVHAHGGEIGAESDGPGQGAKFWFTLPIPTS from the coding sequence ATGAAAGACACCGAAAATTCAGGAAAGATCCTGGTGGTGGACGACGAACCCCACCTCTTGGACCTGCTCGTGGACGTCCTTTCCGAGGACGGCTACGAGGTGGAGGGCGTGGCCACGGGCACGGCCGCCATCCATGCCGGGGCCCGGAATTTATACCAGGTCGCCCTTTTGGATTACGAGTTGGGTGACATGACGGGTTTGGCCCTGGCCAAGGAACTCCGCCGAACCAACGAAGACATCAATGTCATCCTCATGACCGCCCACGCTTCCCTCGACATGGCGGTCAAAGCCATCCAGGCGGACGTCTACGATTACCTCATCAAGCCCATTGACTCCAACCAGCTCAAACGTTCCCTCGATAACGCTTTGGAAAAAAATCGCCTGACGGTGGAAAACAGACGGCTCTTGGAAACTTTAAAGAAAACAAACGCCGAGCTCCGGCGATTGAGCGATCTGAAGACCCACTTCCTATCGATCGTCTCCCACGACTTGCGCTCGCCTTTGGCGTCGATCCGGGGGTACGCCCAGCTCCTCCAATTCCAGCGGGACCTCCCGCCCGAACAGACAGCCAAATTCCTCAACATCATCGTCTCGCAAGCGGACCATCAGGGAAGCTTGATCAGCGACCTCATGGATGTCGTCAGCATCGAATCGGGGAAGCTCCGGGTGGAAAAATCCCCCGCGGTTTTGACCGAGATCCTCACGAACATGGATCTCCGCATGGTCGCGTTGGCCGAACAAAAAAAGATCGAGTTCAAGACCCTGCTCGAAGGCGAATTCCCGGCCATTCCGCTCGATAGTCGGAGGATCGACCAGGCCCTGACCAACCTCATTGGAAACGCGTTCAAACACACCCCCGCGGGAGGGCGGGTGACGCTCCGCGCCGTCCGGGAACCGGGACAGTTCCGGGTCGAGGTGAGGGACACGGGCGAAGGAATCCCCGCTGTCTCTCTGCCGAGGATATTCGAGGAGTTTTACCAGGTGGAGTCCCATGCGTCGAAAAAAGACGGGCTGGGGCTAGGCCTCACCATTGCGCGAGAGATCGTTCATGCCCACGGCGGAGAAATCGGGGCTGAATCGGACGGACCCGGTCAGGGCGCCAAATTCTGGTTTACGCTCCCGATTCCGACCTCCTGA
- a CDS encoding response regulator: MPAKILVAEDDANILGLLSVFLSGLGYEVSLARDGQEALDMAVQIKPDLLIADIMMPRMNGFKLVNTLAMDRHDIPMPKVIMLTSLADQENVQRGLSVGADVYIPKPFNLEDVAARVKELLGETTAK; encoded by the coding sequence GTGCCAGCCAAAATTCTCGTCGCTGAAGATGATGCCAATATATTGGGTTTGTTGTCGGTTTTTCTGAGCGGCTTAGGTTATGAGGTGTCTCTGGCCCGGGACGGCCAAGAGGCGCTCGATATGGCTGTTCAGATCAAGCCGGACCTCCTGATCGCCGACATCATGATGCCCCGGATGAACGGGTTCAAACTGGTGAACACCTTGGCCATGGACCGCCACGACATCCCGATGCCGAAGGTGATCATGTTGACGTCTTTGGCCGACCAGGAAAACGTGCAACGCGGCCTTTCCGTCGGGGCCGACGTATACATCCCAAAACCATTCAATTTGGAAGACGTGGCGGCGCGGGTCAAAGAACTTTTAGGCGAAACGACCGCTAAATAA
- a CDS encoding DUF3185 family protein has protein sequence MNRVLSVVFLVIGIVLLGYGVHASESLGSDLSRFFTGAPTDKTVWFLITGAICSVVGISGLVARSKN, from the coding sequence ATGAATAGGGTCTTATCGGTTGTTTTTCTGGTCATCGGAATCGTGTTGCTGGGTTACGGGGTCCATGCGTCCGAATCCTTAGGGTCCGACCTATCGCGTTTCTTCACCGGCGCGCCAACGGACAAAACAGTCTGGTTTCTCATCACCGGGGCGATTTGCTCCGTTGTGGGGATTTCCGGGCTTGTCGCGAGATCGAAGAATTGA
- a CDS encoding tetratricopeptide repeat protein gives MKSAHPGRPAWKVDPISLLIVMVGAAAFVWALRSVPPRPPVVRFPRQPSEFRVPAELSAAKAASLAALAVRPDDASALVDLAIASFESGSGDYVKGLEYVERARDLGALDERLFYYAGVMYEAQGLSEYAVPEYEKYLRRHPEDLETRLRLANLFYRMEELDKSIDAYRLVLAGKPGDPLVSYNLAMAYRDKKSWAEGLEALKPFLQGGTSLPSGGHKLLGDLYRGSGDPQRGLAEYEKELALAGESTDLASGMAQANEDLNLIASAIERWQKVLQLDPNHREARARLRRLKQPVPGRRR, from the coding sequence GTGAAATCGGCGCACCCCGGTCGGCCCGCCTGGAAGGTGGACCCGATTTCGTTACTGATCGTCATGGTCGGGGCGGCGGCGTTCGTCTGGGCCCTGCGCTCGGTTCCCCCGCGGCCCCCCGTCGTCCGGTTCCCCCGGCAACCCTCTGAGTTCCGTGTTCCGGCGGAGCTTTCCGCCGCGAAGGCCGCCTCCCTCGCGGCGCTCGCCGTTCGCCCCGATGACGCGTCCGCGCTCGTTGACTTGGCCATCGCTAGCTTTGAAAGCGGGAGCGGTGATTACGTCAAAGGTTTGGAATACGTGGAACGGGCTCGGGATCTGGGGGCCTTGGACGAGCGTCTTTTCTACTATGCCGGGGTGATGTACGAAGCCCAGGGCCTCTCCGAATACGCGGTTCCGGAATACGAAAAATACCTCCGCCGCCACCCCGAAGATTTAGAAACCCGGCTTCGCCTGGCCAACCTTTTCTACCGCATGGAAGAGTTGGATAAAAGCATCGACGCCTATCGTTTGGTTCTCGCGGGCAAACCGGGAGACCCCCTCGTTTCCTACAACTTGGCCATGGCCTATCGGGACAAGAAAAGCTGGGCCGAGGGCCTGGAAGCGCTCAAGCCGTTTCTCCAGGGGGGCACCTCCCTGCCATCGGGTGGACACAAGCTGTTGGGGGATCTTTACCGGGGGTCCGGCGACCCCCAGCGCGGATTGGCGGAGTATGAAAAAGAACTCGCTTTAGCGGGCGAGAGCACTGATTTGGCTTCGGGGATGGCCCAGGCGAACGAGGATCTGAACCTCATTGCTTCCGCCATTGAGAGGTGGCAAAAAGTCCTCCAGCTGGATCCGAACCACCGCGAGGCCCGCGCCCGTCTGCGCCGTTTGAAACAGCCGGTCCCCGGCCGACGGAGATAA
- a CDS encoding AAA family ATPase, with translation MNHWLPIVLVASFILLSWATVYGLSKLESFYRTMTLATLPLQLLLTGLNAIIFVFLYSVILQGNFGKLGKKSRITLSDVKVSFKDVIGLENAKKEAMEVVQLLKDRARLKAIGGNIIKGLLMVGPPGTGKTLLAKAIATEAGVPFLSISGSEFVEVFVGVGSSRVRKLFKQARQLAYAHGACIIFIDELDVIGRGRHFNAFGGGEETNSTQNQLLVEMDGLGEKAQNVVVIGATNAAEGVLDKALLRPGRFDRKIYIDLPNLTERVDLFRYYLKKVKHDKGMDIGRLGRRCVGKSPADIMNITKEGALIATRNKRDVVVYKDLTEAIERIDLGIAHPLSMSDKERENTAYHEAGHLLVLYTLHPTDDVFKASIIHRGGALGVVYHSPREEQHTSNRDRILADIKVSLGGYMGEKVKFGVTSNGVSSDFAHAMGLAHTMVWRLGMGRNGFVGDYSVIPETQLSDSIKEKLNQETYEILSGCAKDVEELLRADWTIVDRFAQELLKRNELEYDEIHAIFAEYGKAREQVPIQTVTPDAPPPPSNAPGA, from the coding sequence ATGAACCATTGGCTGCCCATTGTCCTGGTGGCCTCCTTTATCCTCCTGTCCTGGGCCACGGTGTACGGGCTCTCCAAATTGGAGAGCTTTTACCGGACCATGACCCTGGCCACGCTCCCGCTTCAACTTCTTTTGACGGGTTTGAACGCGATCATCTTTGTTTTCCTCTATTCCGTTATTCTTCAAGGGAATTTTGGGAAACTGGGAAAAAAATCACGAATCACCCTGAGCGATGTGAAGGTCTCCTTCAAGGATGTGATCGGTTTGGAAAACGCCAAGAAGGAGGCCATGGAGGTGGTTCAACTCCTGAAAGACCGGGCTCGGCTCAAGGCCATCGGCGGTAACATCATTAAAGGGCTCTTGATGGTGGGTCCTCCGGGAACGGGTAAAACACTGCTCGCCAAGGCCATCGCCACGGAAGCGGGCGTGCCTTTCCTCTCCATCTCGGGGTCCGAATTCGTGGAGGTGTTCGTTGGGGTGGGGTCCAGCCGGGTCCGCAAGCTTTTTAAACAAGCCCGCCAGTTGGCTTACGCCCATGGCGCTTGCATTATCTTCATCGATGAGCTGGACGTGATCGGGCGGGGACGCCACTTCAACGCCTTTGGCGGCGGCGAGGAAACCAACAGCACTCAAAATCAGCTTTTGGTCGAAATGGATGGTCTGGGTGAAAAAGCTCAGAACGTGGTGGTGATCGGCGCCACCAACGCGGCGGAAGGTGTTTTGGACAAGGCCCTCCTCCGTCCCGGCCGGTTTGACCGGAAAATTTACATCGACCTTCCGAACCTAACGGAACGGGTGGACCTGTTTCGCTACTACCTGAAAAAAGTGAAACATGACAAAGGGATGGACATCGGGCGCCTCGGCCGTCGATGCGTGGGGAAATCGCCCGCCGACATCATGAACATCACCAAAGAAGGCGCCTTGATCGCCACGCGAAACAAGCGGGACGTGGTGGTTTATAAGGATTTGACGGAGGCCATTGAACGGATCGATTTGGGCATCGCCCACCCGCTCTCCATGTCGGACAAGGAAAGGGAAAACACGGCCTATCACGAGGCCGGGCATCTGCTCGTCCTTTATACCCTTCATCCCACGGACGATGTATTCAAAGCCTCCATTATTCATCGGGGAGGCGCCCTGGGCGTGGTGTATCACAGCCCGCGGGAGGAACAGCACACCTCCAATCGCGACCGAATTTTGGCCGACATCAAGGTGTCTTTGGGCGGTTACATGGGCGAGAAGGTGAAATTCGGCGTGACCTCCAACGGGGTGTCCTCGGATTTCGCTCACGCCATGGGCCTGGCCCACACCATGGTCTGGCGGCTCGGCATGGGGCGGAACGGTTTTGTGGGGGATTACAGCGTGATTCCCGAAACGCAACTTTCCGATTCCATCAAAGAAAAATTAAATCAAGAAACCTACGAGATCCTAAGCGGATGCGCCAAGGACGTGGAAGAATTGCTTCGAGCCGATTGGACGATCGTGGATCGGTTCGCCCAGGAACTTTTGAAACGCAACGAGTTGGAGTATGATGAAATCCATGCTATTTTCGCAGAATATGGCAAAGCCCGCGAACAGGTTCCCATTCAAACGGTCACTCCGGACGCTCCGCCTCCTCCTTCTAACGCTCCCGGCGCTTAG
- a CDS encoding DUF1207 domain-containing protein: MDPSKKVFGSRTHKQHRSLTGRLFVLGSLMMWGMAVSVSAESDLVPDVEVSKADGGLRFFPSNDVFRPLLADPKERQFFMSLLSVKTPAQTFTAWSVGFGESLGLVRWDGKSFQAQLGFLAGVFSQFNWSTPSKDLINTDFTFGLAATHRWHDFTGRLQYYHQSSHLGDELLLNNPIPRLNYSYEAIEEVLALENSLFRIYAGGEYLTSRDPADLKPWNIHWGAELRGGDSPAFFRPVAGLDITWKQQHSAEYNFSVKAGLEMGKPALRDRHIRLLAEFYDGYSPYGQFFDEKIRYWGAGVYVGF, encoded by the coding sequence ATGGACCCATCAAAAAAAGTTTTCGGTTCACGAACCCATAAACAGCACCGCTCCCTGACTGGCCGGCTTTTTGTTTTGGGTTCCCTGATGATGTGGGGCATGGCTGTGAGCGTCTCTGCTGAAAGTGACCTCGTCCCGGACGTCGAAGTTTCAAAAGCAGACGGCGGTCTCCGGTTTTTCCCTTCCAACGACGTGTTCCGTCCTTTGCTGGCGGACCCGAAAGAGCGGCAATTCTTCATGAGCCTCTTGAGCGTCAAAACCCCCGCCCAAACTTTCACGGCGTGGTCCGTTGGATTCGGAGAAAGTTTAGGCTTGGTGCGGTGGGATGGAAAATCATTCCAAGCCCAACTGGGTTTTTTGGCCGGCGTATTCTCCCAATTCAACTGGAGCACCCCCTCCAAGGACCTCATCAATACGGATTTCACCTTCGGATTGGCCGCCACCCATCGATGGCACGATTTTACGGGACGCCTCCAATATTACCACCAAAGTTCCCATTTGGGCGATGAACTTCTTCTCAATAATCCTATTCCGCGTTTGAACTACAGCTACGAAGCAATCGAGGAAGTCTTGGCTTTGGAAAATTCCCTTTTTCGGATATACGCCGGGGGAGAATATTTGACTTCCCGGGACCCCGCCGACCTGAAGCCGTGGAACATTCATTGGGGGGCCGAATTGCGCGGGGGAGATTCCCCCGCGTTCTTTCGACCCGTGGCTGGCCTGGACATCACGTGGAAACAACAGCATTCGGCGGAATATAACTTCAGCGTCAAAGCGGGCCTTGAGATGGGAAAACCGGCCTTGCGGGACCGCCATATCCGTCTCTTGGCAGAGTTCTACGACGGTTATTCCCCCTACGGCCAATTCTTTGATGAAAAAATCCGGTATTGGGGCGCGGGTGTTTATGTGGGCTTCTGA
- a CDS encoding thioredoxin family protein, giving the protein MSLTPSVMLPLGTPAPGFCLPDVTTGKPVSQEDFAGRDALLILFICRHCPYVKHIETALAKLGRDYARRSLGIVAISANDAAEHPEDAPENLKVQAAEAGFSFPYLYDASQATAKAFSAACTPDFFLFDKGRRLVYRGQLDDSRPGNGKPVTGTDLRAALDAVIAGRPAPGNQKPSVGCNIKWKEGHAPPYFQ; this is encoded by the coding sequence GTGTCTCTCACCCCATCCGTCATGTTGCCGCTCGGAACGCCGGCGCCGGGGTTTTGCTTGCCGGACGTAACCACCGGAAAACCGGTCTCCCAGGAGGATTTCGCCGGCCGGGACGCCCTGCTGATTCTGTTCATTTGCCGGCATTGTCCCTACGTCAAGCACATTGAAACGGCGCTGGCGAAGTTGGGACGGGACTACGCAAGGAGGAGCCTGGGGATCGTGGCCATCAGCGCCAACGACGCGGCGGAGCATCCGGAAGATGCGCCCGAGAACCTAAAGGTCCAGGCCGCGGAAGCGGGATTTTCTTTTCCCTACCTGTATGATGCAAGCCAGGCAACGGCCAAAGCCTTTTCCGCCGCCTGCACGCCGGACTTCTTTCTATTCGACAAGGGGCGCCGCCTGGTGTACCGCGGACAGCTGGATGACAGCCGTCCGGGCAACGGCAAACCCGTGACGGGAACCGATCTACGGGCCGCCCTGGATGCGGTCATCGCCGGCCGGCCCGCCCCCGGAAACCAAAAACCCAGCGTGGGATGCAATATCAAATGGAAAGAGGGCCACGCGCCACCCTATTTCCAGTGA
- a CDS encoding thermonuclease family protein produces MTDGPLPPAFKTDAELLSGNRRLPVWRLWAPLAWMVLGGAVVFFWNPRSPKRTHSVSTRDISLLDKPEGLFCAQPERLPKVAILRIVDGDTAEILWQDQPTYLRYYGVDTTERGQPCYDEATARNRALAGGAVRLAFDERERDAHGRLLAYVFTDLGLSVDAQLVAEGLGRAWKRDGGFRDRIVALEAKARDAKIGCLWSGDPVPEKRKPRRKRRARA; encoded by the coding sequence TTGACCGACGGACCCCTCCCCCCCGCCTTCAAGACGGACGCCGAACTGTTATCCGGAAACCGTCGTCTTCCCGTGTGGCGCCTTTGGGCCCCCTTGGCTTGGATGGTTTTGGGTGGAGCGGTGGTTTTTTTCTGGAACCCCCGATCTCCGAAACGAACCCATTCCGTTTCCACGCGAGACATCTCCCTCCTGGACAAACCCGAAGGCCTTTTTTGCGCCCAGCCGGAGCGCCTGCCCAAAGTTGCCATCCTGCGCATCGTGGACGGCGACACCGCCGAAATCCTTTGGCAAGACCAACCGACCTATTTGCGCTATTACGGCGTCGACACCACCGAGCGGGGGCAACCCTGCTACGACGAAGCCACGGCCCGCAACCGCGCCCTGGCCGGAGGCGCGGTGCGCCTGGCTTTTGACGAGCGCGAACGGGACGCCCATGGGCGGCTCCTGGCCTATGTATTCACCGACTTGGGCCTGAGCGTGGACGCCCAGCTGGTGGCGGAGGGGTTGGGCAGAGCCTGGAAACGGGATGGAGGATTTCGTGACCGCATCGTCGCCCTGGAAGCGAAGGCGAGGGACGCCAAAATAGGGTGTCTCTGGTCCGGCGATCCCGTGCCTGAAAAACGAAAACCACGGCGTAAGCGCCGAGCTCGCGCGTGA
- a CDS encoding YifB family Mg chelatase-like AAA ATPase produces the protein MLAKIMSAAVSGIDGFIVQVEVDLSPGLPVFSTVGLPDAAVRESKDRVVAAVRNSGFDFPVRRVTVNLSPADVKKEGTAFDLPIAVGVLAAEGLVPADRVAKHVLIGELALDGRVRPVRGVLSIALAARDQGFEALLLPASNAAEAAVVEGLTLVPVRSLEEALRYLRGEWSPPPTPRPVAVAVPMENGLDFADVRGQLFAKRALEVAAAGAHNILMIGPPGSGKTMLARRLPGLLPPMDFEESLVTRKIHSVAGLGPSAPMGERPFRSPHHTISDVALVGGGSIPRPGEVSLAHNGVLFLDELPEFDRHVLEVLRQPLEEGAVTVSRAAKTVSFPARFTLVAAMNPCPCGYEGHPDRECVCAPFAIRKYRAKISGPLLDRIDMHIEVPALRLAELTEDPPPSEGTAAVRERVLAARGRQRARLGPRGAGANALMGVKEVKLHCKLDAGSKTLLKAAVSRLGLSARSFDRILKVARTIADLTGDVALREEHVAEAVGYRTLDRPLA, from the coding sequence ATGTTGGCCAAAATCATGAGCGCCGCGGTGAGCGGAATCGACGGGTTCATCGTCCAAGTGGAAGTCGATCTCTCTCCGGGGTTGCCGGTGTTTTCCACCGTCGGCCTTCCGGACGCGGCCGTGCGGGAGTCCAAAGACCGCGTGGTGGCGGCGGTGCGGAACTCCGGTTTTGATTTTCCCGTGCGTCGTGTGACGGTCAATCTCTCGCCCGCCGATGTCAAGAAAGAGGGGACGGCCTTCGACCTTCCGATCGCGGTGGGGGTTCTGGCGGCCGAGGGTCTGGTGCCCGCGGATCGCGTGGCGAAGCACGTTTTAATCGGTGAGTTGGCTCTGGATGGGCGAGTGCGCCCCGTGCGGGGCGTTCTTTCCATCGCGTTGGCGGCGCGGGACCAAGGTTTCGAGGCCCTCCTTCTGCCTGCCTCGAACGCGGCCGAGGCGGCCGTGGTGGAAGGGTTGACGTTGGTTCCCGTCAGGAGCCTCGAAGAAGCCCTCCGTTACCTGCGCGGCGAGTGGTCCCCTCCCCCGACGCCCCGCCCTGTGGCGGTCGCGGTTCCTATGGAGAACGGGCTCGACTTTGCTGATGTGCGGGGGCAACTGTTCGCCAAACGGGCGTTGGAAGTGGCCGCGGCGGGGGCCCACAATATCCTCATGATCGGCCCGCCGGGTTCAGGCAAAACCATGCTGGCCCGCCGGCTCCCGGGGCTCTTGCCGCCCATGGATTTTGAGGAGTCTTTGGTGACGAGAAAAATCCACTCGGTGGCGGGCTTGGGCCCTTCCGCGCCCATGGGCGAGCGCCCTTTCCGGAGCCCTCACCACACGATTTCCGATGTGGCTCTGGTGGGGGGCGGGTCCATCCCGCGGCCCGGCGAGGTCTCACTGGCGCACAACGGGGTCCTTTTCTTGGATGAACTGCCGGAATTCGACCGCCACGTTCTGGAGGTCCTTCGCCAGCCCTTGGAAGAGGGGGCGGTAACGGTTTCCCGCGCGGCCAAGACTGTTTCCTTTCCAGCCCGTTTCACTCTGGTGGCCGCCATGAACCCTTGTCCCTGCGGCTACGAGGGACATCCCGACCGGGAATGCGTCTGCGCGCCCTTCGCCATTCGGAAATATCGGGCAAAAATTTCAGGGCCGCTTCTGGACCGGATTGATATGCACATCGAAGTCCCCGCCCTCCGCCTGGCGGAGTTGACGGAGGATCCTCCCCCCTCTGAGGGAACAGCCGCTGTGCGGGAACGGGTTCTCGCGGCCCGGGGGCGCCAACGGGCGCGCTTGGGGCCCCGCGGCGCGGGGGCGAACGCCCTCATGGGCGTCAAGGAAGTCAAACTCCATTGCAAGCTGGACGCGGGATCAAAAACCCTGCTCAAAGCCGCCGTGTCGCGGCTGGGGCTTTCGGCCCGGTCTTTCGATCGGATCCTCAAAGTCGCCCGGACAATCGCGGATTTGACGGGCGACGTCGCCCTCAGGGAAGAACACGTGGCGGAGGCTGTCGGCTATCGCACGCTCGACCGCCCGCTGGCGTGA